A genomic region of Rhipicephalus sanguineus isolate Rsan-2018 chromosome 3, BIME_Rsan_1.4, whole genome shotgun sequence contains the following coding sequences:
- the LOC119386999 gene encoding 5-hydroxytryptamine receptor 2B gives MSVRAASVTTEWPAVLVGANPHYASVLVEGADSGRQDNWSSAQQDPWATNDTTSMQANLSQSWHENLPVVITVSLLLCLVIIATVIGNIFVIAAIIWERNLRTVSNYLVLSLAVADLMVACLVMPLGAVYEVTREWRMPPELCDVWTCCDVLCCTASILHLLAIAVDRYWAVTIVDYMRQRDVRKVGIMIFLVWSVAFVVSIAPIFGWKDKDSRSRVLHEKKCLVSQDAAYQVFATCSSFYVPLIMILLLYWRIFKVARQRIRHKPGAKAVLIVHKEPSTSSAVASNENTPQHNATIASSPVHNSSSQSSPSNGMNKAMHGGIGRLLVLTKREKKHVEESIESRRERKAAKTVAIITGVFVMCWLPFFVMALVMPLCETCDPGKLVFSFFLWLGYANSMINPIIYTIFSPDFRNAFNRILCGKKPPMR, from the coding sequence ATGAGCGTCAGAGCCGCTTCCGTCACCACTGAGTGGCCGGCGGTGCTGGTCGGTGCCAACCCGCACTATGCGAGCGTGCTCGTCGAGGGTGCCGACAGCGGCCGCCAGGACAACTGGAGCAGCGCCCAGCAGGACCCATGGGCGACGAACGACACGACCAGCATGCAAGCCAATCTGAGTCAGTCTTGGCACGAGAACCTACCGGTCGTGATCACCGTCTCCCTGCTCCTCTGCCTGGTGATCATAGCCACCGTGATCGGCAACATCTTCGTCATCGCGGCCATCATCTGGGAGCGCAACCTGCGTACCGTCAGCAACTATCTCGTGCTCTCGTTGGCCGTTGCCGACTTGATGGTGGCCTGCCTGGTGATGCCACTGGGCGCCGTTTACGAGGTGACTCGCGAGTGGAGAATGCCGCCCGAGCTGTGCGACGTGTGGACGTGCTGCGACGTGCTGTGCTGCACCGCGTCCATCCTGCACCTGCTCGCGATCGCCGTGGACCGATACTGGGCGGTGACCATCGTGGACTACATGCGGCAGCGGGACGTCCGAAAGGTGGGCATCATGATCTTCCTGGTGTGGAGCGTGGCCTTCGTAGTGTCCATAGCGCCGATCTTCGGCTGGAAGGACAAGGACTCGCGCAGCCGCGTCCTGCACGAGAAGAAGTGCCTGGTGAGTCAGGACGCCGCGTACCAGGTGTTCGCCACGTGCTCCAGCTTCTACGTACCGCTCATCATGATCCTCCTGCTCTACTGGCGCATCTTCAAAGTGGCCCGCCAGCGGATTCGACACAAGCCCGGAGCCAAGGCCGTGCTCATCGTTCACAAGGAGCCGTCTACGTCGTCCGCCGTGGCTTCGAACGAGAACACGCCGCAGCACAATGCGACCATCGCCAGCTCGCCCGTGCACAACAGCAGTTCTCAGTCGTCGCCCAGCAACGGCATGAACAAAGCCATGCACGGCGGCATCGGCCGCCTCCTCGTGCTCACGAAGCGCGAGAAGAAGCACGTCGAGGAGTCGATCGAGTCTCGGCGTGAGCGCAAGGCAGCCAAGACGGTGGCCATCATCACCGGCGTGTTCGTCATGTGCTGGCTGCCTTTCTTCGTCATGGCGCTGGTCATGCCACTGTGCGAGACGTGCGACCCCGGAAAGCTGGTGTTCAGTTTCTTTCTGTGGCTGGGCTACGCGAACTCGATGATAAACCCGATAATATACACCATCTTCAGTCCCGACTTTCGAAACGCCTTCAATAGAATACTTTGCGGCAAGAAGCCGCCCATGAGATGA